A single Chaetodon trifascialis isolate fChaTrf1 chromosome 18, fChaTrf1.hap1, whole genome shotgun sequence DNA region contains:
- the zfhx2 gene encoding zinc finger homeobox protein 4 yields the protein MQEESGETVSSESNGVAEWLCPLCQKGQADRSSLSLHLTEQHSVLPSCVDKLLDIAVLKQAASGGEEDKGAQKSADAESSQLKHAEDVSSDPCQSSESSDATQTLGDKEMEEERIMEQEGGEAEPEPEEEGNQLTGAKQQNATENTEIPDASEKSVGRNGGTAENNTRSFKCNACLETFPSRTALSVHYNSASHIQRMTTGSGKQVGESDPQTSSVPVLSRPYISNKPYQCAICRVSYNHAITLESHMKSVLHQSRSRNAANSAVATASLEGGTTTAPNTVVTTSGSGTSQLVTTTNCAAPGTLMVTTTKDGEQIQTSPVAPSLLTSPVASAQAVSAFLTLLTSSPSTLSQTILPSLFTAGAAPGAAVPQLVPQPQMVMPLILNGLQAQTQQHQENQQGQLLTQCVPFVGLSTAQQALLTQRLNSLQNQWPSAGVPASIQPCLEEQKQTIECKREQERQDSEETVKEKVSDQIKDRNNWTTENIKTEKLKEEDSKEFALSPNIESKVKVENNEDNGKALRDSTTDGDSSTNQLDLEGDKAASLNLSPAGTEKSLRNKNLSPSASVPSNSSLSPVNLNLTLSPDSTPQKSQSGTSPCGSLGTPKSSPSTNALNKNQTRPHCAVMGSVYPDLPVLSEFQSEVLWAFFESRSEADAASPPHEDCEALGREVGLSEEEVRRWLSQARHAKQRQRATELEHLQGVVGFTRHIQSSDNDYDDEESSLIIAEGEDDAEASGSQAIDLSSARGKLRQRDLGKEGQGDSCLTSDSENEVYTSVIVSDEESQNGSLREGPESPAKDEAQWEGHGDKGSVGGKVLRSTTVFLSDAEEEYEDEEDGGGQRTKRKKQKGEFERDEVKKERQDPDVDLELEAQGDPPISLSHAIDHPEMSSGALHSLPLSLAPFSTQFLSPYVLSLTPSVIGDGSKVPVFPNPPTITRFSNSLLSQSLSSHNQTSHYLSNGGDCEAALDLSMGKNNSKSASSSSSLADKIAAQKGQLLDGLGLRPTSKGLVVVQVKPESVTAMPSTNSSMSLVNCNNMTKSSIYMRAAEKMNATLLEREREKEREKEKEQEQQQQRKSKGKRYRDMRRSRTIIQAEQLDILYGCYFKDPNPGKHEFEQISEWVHLPKKVVQIWFQNMRARERKGEVRFISDGTLAAVGKPLIKFTWPLSKPIFSNKPPPNNTGCITTTPIVRTLMKTEREPVKELGKLAVVKKITPVPIKPKEIASSTTVSSVSSSASAVPKTKLETTSNITMVKVAPKVNTPVLLPPKDPIPIAPRPAQKRKLEEESEEEKTDEEKDNENEMGPGPGSINRMVPKVPTTPINNRPPAASVVPQKQNGLNYWTPKVPIKINTLSREQLALPTHTPPRTIPPPPTPSIAPVSPNTPSSAKVASPSTPVVAKSSPTESSFLPHSSSRRPRTHLSCLQLSILQSCYETCAHPNAMECEAIGTELNLPLKVVQIWFQNTRAKEKRWRLQQEKMSPLSGGKVDVSSGSYLQYNALKANRPILPKPVQLTVTESPAPPVAGQPMPKETLTGRCDACNVSFESRAAARAHVFSPRHLATLRTTNFGQPTTLVNKNGTGNGGPGSVVPVSQVSHSTPVTSSGAGSGGEMVIESPPMATSNS from the exons ATGCAG GAGGAGTCAGGAGAGACTGTGAGCAGTGAAAGCAATGGGGTGGCAGAGTGGCTGTGCCCCCTGTGCCAAAAAGGACAGGCTGACAGATCCTCCCTGTCTCTGCATCTCACTGAGCAACACAGCGTACTTCCATCTTGTGTTGACAAACTGCTGGACATT GCTGTTCTCAAACAGGCTGCCAGTGGTGGAGAAGAAGACAAAGGTGCTCAAAAGTCTGCAG ATGCTGAATCTTCACAACTGAAGCACGCTGAAGACGTCAGTTCAGACCCCTGCCAATCTAGTGAGAGTTCAGACGCTACCCAGACGCTTGGAgacaaagagatggaggaagagagaataATGGAACAGGAGGGAGGTGAAGCTGAGCCAGAGccagaagaggagggaaatcAACTCACAGGAGCCAAACAGCAAAAtgcaactgaaaacacagaaatcccAGATGCCAGTGAAAAGTCAGTTGGTAGAAATGGTGGGACAGCTGAAAATAACACCCGGTCGTTCAAATGCAATGCCTGCCTGGAAACTTTTCCCAGCAGAACTGCCTTGAGCGTTCATTACAACTCTGCATCCCACATTCAGCGTATGACAACAGGCTCTGGAAAACAAGTCGGGGAAAGTGATCCCCAAACTTCCTCAGTTCCTGTCCTGTCTCGGCCATATATATCCAACAAACCCTACCAGTGTGCTATATGTCGAGTCTCTTACAATCACGCCATCACCCTTGAGAGCCATATGAAATCTGTCTTGCACCAGTCCCGGAgcagaaatgctgcaaacagCGCAGTAGCCACTGCTAGTTTGGAAGGTGGCACCACCACTGCTCCAAACACTGTAGTGACCACATCTGGGAGTGGGACCAGTCAGTTAGTTACCACCACCAACTGTGCTGCTCCTGGGACATTGATGGTGACTACTACAAAAGATGGAGAGCAGATTCAAACTTCACCAGtggctccctccctcctcacctcccctGTGGCCTCAGCTCAGGCAGTCTCAGCCTTTCTCACCCTCCTCACATCTAGTCCCAGCACCCTCTCACAGACCATCCTCCCCTCCCTATTCACGGCAGGTGCTGCTCCTGGTGCTGCCGTGCCTCAGCTCGTGCCTCAGCCTCAAATGGTCATGCCCTTGATCTTGAATGGGCTTCAAGCCCAAACCCAGCAGCACCAAGAGAACCAGCAAGGCCAGCTCCTTACCCAGTGTGTGCCATTCGTAGGTCTCAGCACAGCCCAGCAAGCCCTCCTAACCCAAAGACTAAACAGCTTACAGAACCAGTGGCCCTCTGCAGGAGTCCCAGCAAGCATACAGCCCTGCCTGGAAGAGCAAAAACAGACTATAGAGTGTAAGAGAGAACAAGAAAGGCAGGACAGTGAAGAGACAGTTAAAGAGAAGGTTTCAGATCAAATCAAGGACAGGAATAACTGGACTACAGAGAACATTAAAACAGAGAAGCTTAAGGAAGAGGACAGTAAAGAATTTGCACTTAGTCCTAATATAGAAAGCAAAGTGAAGGTTGAGAATAATGAAGACAATGGGAAGGCACTTAGAGATAGCACAACAGATGGAGACAGCTCGACTAATCAGTTGGACCTGGAAGGTGATAAAGCAGCTAGCCTCAATCTCTCCCCAGCGGGCACAGAGAAGAGCCTCCGCAATAAGAACCTCTCGCCTTCTGCATCTGTTCCCAGCAACTCCAGCCTCAGTCCTGTAAATTTAAACCTTACCCTTAGCCCTGATTCTACTCCTCAAAAATCACAATCGGGCACTAGCCCTTGTGGCTCTCTTGGTACCCCAAAATCCAGCCCGAGTACAAATGCCTTAAATAAGAACCAAACTCGACCCCATTGTGCTGTAATGGGATCTGTTTACCCAGACCTTCCAGTGCTGTCAGAGTTCCAGTCAGAGGTTCTCTGGGCATTCTTTGAGTCACGTAGTGAGGCTGATGCTGCAAGTCCTCCCCATGAGGACTGCGAGGCTCTGGGCAGAGAGGTGGGGCTTTCTGAGGAAGAGGTACGTAGGTGGTTGAGCCAAGCCCGACATgcaaaacagaggcagagggcGACAGAGTTAGAACACCTGCAAGGTGTGGTAGGATTTACAAGGCATATCCAAAGTTCTGATAACGACTATGATGACGAGGAAAGCTCACTGATCATAGCAGAAGGTGAGGATGATGCCGAAGCATCAGGTAGTCAGGCAATAGATTTGTCCAGTGCAAGAGGGAAACTCAGACAGAGAGACTTGGGAAAGGAGGGTCAGGGAGATTCCTGTCTAACTTCTGACTCAGAAAATGAGGTGTACACCTCCGTCATTGTGTCTGATGAAGAAAGTCAGAATGGGTCTTTGAGGGAGGGTCCTGAGAGCCCTGCTAAAGATGAAGCACAGTGGGAGGGCCATGGTGATAAAGGGTCTGTTGGAGGAAAGGTCTTGCGCTCCACaactgtgtttctctctgatgcagaggaagagtatgaagatgaggaggatggagggggtCAGAGGaccaagaggaaaaaacaaaaggggGAGTTTGAGCGTGATgaggtgaagaaggagagacaggaCCCAGATGTGGATCTAGAGTTGGAGGCCCAAGGGGATCCTCCAATTTCACTGTCCCATGCTATCGACCACCCTGAGATGTCCAGTGGTGCCCTCCACTCACTTCCCCTGTCTCTCGCTCCCTTTTCTACTCAGTTCCTCAGCCCATATGTCCTTTCCCTTACTCCTTCAGTGATTGGAGATGGGAGCAAGGTACCAGTCTTTCCTAACCCACCAACTATCACACGCTTCTCCAACTCTCTTCTCTCGcagtctctctcctcccacaaCCAGACTTCTCACTACCTGTCCAATGGTGGTGACTGTGAGGCCGCTCTAGACCTCAGCATGGGGAAAAACAACTCAAAATCTgcttcttcctcatcatctcTGGCTGATAAAATTGCTGCCCAGAAGGGACAGTTGCTCGACGGGCTTGGCCTCAGGCCCACATCTAAAGGTCTGGTAGTTGTCCAGGTGAAGCCAGAATCTGTAACTGCTATGCCCTCTACCAACAGCAGTATGAGTCTGGTCAACTGCAATAACATGACAAAGTCTAGTATTTacatgagagcagcagagaaaatgaatgccACACTATTGGAAAGGGAgcgagaaaaggagagagagaaggaaaaggagcaggagcagcagcagcagaggaagtcCAAAGGAAAAAGGTATCGGGACATGCGGCGTTCAAGGACCATCATTCAAGCTGAACAACTTGACATTCTGTATGGCTGCTATTTCAAAGACCCAAATCCTGGGAAACATGAATTTGAACAGATTTCAGAGTGGGTCCACCTTCCAAAGAAGGTTGTTCAGATTTGGTTCCAGAACATGAGGGCGAGGGAGCGGAAGGGTGAGGTCCGATTCATTAGTGACGGGACCCTGGCAGCGGTTGGCAAACCTCTCATCAAGTTTACCTGGCCTCTTTCCAAACCCATATTTTCCAACAAGCCTCCTCCAAATAATACTGGGTGCATCACAACTACTCCAATTGTGCGCACCCtcatgaagacagagagagagcctgTGAAGGAGCTGGGCAAACTTGCTGTGGTGAAAAAAATAACCCCAGTTCCTATCAAGCCTAAGGAGATTGCTTCCTCTACCACAGTCTCTTCTGTGAGCAGCAGTGCTTCTGCAGTGCCAAAGACCAAGCTCGAAACCACCAGCAACATCACTATGGTCAAAGTTGCACCCAAAGTCAACACCCCAGTTCTTTTACCACCCAAGGATCCGATCCCCATTGCCCCAAGACCAGCCCAGAAACGAAAGCTagaagaggagagtgaggaagaaaagactgatgaggagaaagacaatgaaaatgaGATGGGTCCTGGACCAGGGTCCATTAACCGCATGGTGCCCAAGGTGCCCACAACTCCCATCAACAACAGGCCTCCTGCAGCATCAGTGGTGCCACAAAAACAGAATGGGCTCAACTACTGGACTCCCAAAGTCCCCATTAAGATCAACACTCTATCAAGAGAACAGCTGGCTCTTCCCACACACACGCCTCCTCGTACCattccccctcctcccacccccaGCATTGCGCCAGTCAGCCCGAATACCCCCAGCTCTGCCAAAGTGGCCAGCCCCTCCACCCCGGTCGTAGCTAAATCAAGCCCAACAGAAAGCAGCTTTCTGCCCCACTCATCCAGCCGCAGGCCACGCACGCACTTGTCCTGCTTACAGCTGTCCATTCTGCAGTCCTGTTACGAGACCTGTGCACACCCAAACGCCATGGAGTGCGAAGCAATCGGCACCGAGCTTAACCTGCCGCTCAAGGTGGTGCAGATCTGGTTCCAAAACACCAGAGCTAAGGAGAAGCGCTGGAGACTGCAGCAAGAGAAAATG TCTCCTCTGTCAGGTGGGAAGGTGGACGTGAGTTCAGGAAGCTACCTGCAGTACAACGCTCTCAAAGCCAATCGTCCCATCCTGCCCAAACCTGTTCAACTGACAGTTACTGAATCTCCAGCACCCCCAGTGGCCGGCCAGCCAATGCCAAAGGAGACCCTGACCGGCCGCTGTGATGCCTGCAATGTCTCCTTTGAATCCCGGGCTGCAGCGAGGGCCCACGTCTTCTCCCCACGTCATCTGGCAACCCTGAGAACCACTAACTTTGGCCAGCCGACAACGCTTGTCAACAAGAATGGCACCGGTAATGGTGGACCTGGCAGTGTTGTGCCAGTCTCACAGGTCTCTCATTCCACTCCAGTAACCAGTTCTGGTGCTGGTTCTGGAGGGGAGATGGTCATTGAGTCACCACCAATGGCGACCAGCAACAGTTAA